A genomic stretch from Ferrimicrobium sp. includes:
- a CDS encoding prepilin peptidase, whose product MKLSHYAIRSPGPCDIDVRLGDSTRLLFDPTTWAMGVVIGIVVGLIGGSAMAALSFRIQHDMPLVLDRSRCPSCGHLIRAYDNVPILAYLWLRGHCRDCKVAIPIRYPLIEVTGALIGVVAARCPVDAIEQVSCGFALLVGLGAALIDLETYRIPNLLTYPSALILVVLGLANGFSTGQWPVVATTLGLALAVLVFFVLLRIVSRGGMGLGDAKLGVVLTLGLAPLGLAIVAVAVLVSFFIGSIIGVGLIFARRASLRAKLPFGPFLALGFLITALGTGIYH is encoded by the coding sequence GTGAAATTATCGCACTATGCCATTCGATCACCTGGCCCATGCGACATTGACGTGAGGCTCGGTGACTCAACCCGACTGCTCTTTGATCCGACAACCTGGGCTATGGGCGTCGTGATCGGTATTGTCGTTGGGCTGATTGGCGGATCGGCGATGGCGGCATTATCGTTTCGCATCCAACACGACATGCCGTTGGTCTTGGATCGTTCGCGTTGCCCATCGTGTGGGCATCTGATTCGAGCCTATGATAACGTACCGATTCTCGCCTACCTGTGGCTCCGTGGCCACTGCCGTGACTGTAAGGTGGCGATCCCCATCCGTTATCCACTCATCGAAGTTACCGGTGCGCTCATTGGGGTCGTCGCTGCTCGTTGCCCAGTCGACGCCATCGAGCAGGTGAGCTGTGGTTTTGCCTTGCTGGTGGGTCTTGGGGCGGCGCTCATCGACTTAGAGACCTACCGTATTCCCAACCTGTTGACCTATCCGAGCGCGCTGATCCTCGTCGTGCTTGGGCTAGCCAATGGGTTCTCAACTGGTCAATGGCCAGTCGTTGCTACGACGCTCGGTCTTGCCTTGGCCGTCTTGGTTTTCTTTGTGCTTTTGCGGATCGTCTCGCGAGGAGGCATGGGGCTTGGGGATGCCAAGCTCGGGGTTGTCTTGACGCTGGGACTGGCACCGCTTGGTCTGGCGATCGTAGCGGTCGCGGTGCTCGTGAGTTTCTTCATAGGTTCGATCATCGGAGTCGGCCTCATTTTTGCACGACGCGCCAGCTTGCGTGCCAAGCTGCCGTTTGGCCCATTTCTGGCGCTAGGCTTCCTAATCACCGCTCTGGGTACTGGTATTTATCACTGA